A region from the Chitinophaga sp. Cy-1792 genome encodes:
- a CDS encoding alpha/beta fold hydrolase has product MKQHMILLHGLFGQLSNWSSVVAYFSPDYDVHVPALPIYETAAGDQLSRLTTFLEEYIAANNLKDVILVGNSLGGHVAILYAAKHAHHVKTLVLTGSSGLYENTSMGGFPKRSTLEYIRERVAYTFHDPAMASDEMVEEVLTITRDTRKCLTVLRAAKSAQRHYVADLLPAITSPVLLIWGANDHITPVHVAHEFKEWLPSAQLVVFDDCGHVPMMEKPYEFNQVLAAYLNNA; this is encoded by the coding sequence ATGAAACAGCATATGATATTACTGCATGGCCTTTTCGGACAGCTGAGCAACTGGAGCAGTGTGGTGGCGTATTTCAGCCCTGACTACGACGTACATGTGCCGGCACTCCCCATATACGAAACGGCTGCCGGCGATCAGCTCAGTCGCCTCACTACTTTCCTGGAGGAATATATCGCAGCTAATAACCTGAAAGACGTTATCCTGGTAGGTAACTCCCTGGGCGGACATGTAGCCATCCTCTACGCCGCAAAACATGCACATCATGTAAAAACACTGGTGCTGACAGGCAGTTCCGGACTATACGAAAATACCAGTATGGGCGGCTTCCCTAAAAGAAGCACCCTGGAATATATCCGCGAACGTGTGGCCTATACTTTCCATGATCCTGCCATGGCCTCTGATGAAATGGTGGAGGAAGTACTGACCATCACAAGAGACACCCGCAAATGCCTGACGGTATTGCGTGCCGCCAAGTCGGCACAGCGGCACTATGTGGCTGATCTTCTGCCAGCTATCACTTCACCGGTGCTACTGATATGGGGCGCAAATGATCATATCACGCCTGTTCATGTGGCACATGAGTTCAAAGAATGGCTCCCTTCCGCTCAGCTGGTGGTTTTCGACGACTGTGGCCACGTACCTATGATGGAAAAACCATATGAGTTTAACCAGGTGCTGGCAGCATATCTTAACAATGCATAA
- a CDS encoding Crp/Fnr family transcriptional regulator — translation MNLPSYFERLIRKYPQVSMEEWQLLDQLATVRYIRKGEQFLRVGKIARYGAFVLSGQFKYSFAAEDGSEKIMNFGFMDDFLTNCVSYVNNKPSYLEITALEDAVILRFHIKKLQPLYDLHSSIFHVNMQLYQDIMEQQAEHQYILSLKSPLERYRFLLRHRPAIIQKISLTNIARYLYTSREALSRARVMVAGKFGGRNSFGSSL, via the coding sequence ATGAACCTCCCATCTTATTTCGAAAGACTGATCAGAAAATACCCGCAGGTATCAATGGAAGAGTGGCAACTACTCGACCAGCTGGCCACTGTCCGTTATATCAGGAAAGGAGAACAGTTCCTGCGTGTAGGAAAGATTGCCAGATATGGCGCATTTGTGTTGTCCGGACAATTCAAATACAGCTTTGCCGCTGAAGACGGCAGCGAAAAAATCATGAACTTCGGCTTCATGGATGACTTCCTGACCAACTGCGTGAGCTATGTCAATAATAAACCCTCGTACCTGGAAATCACTGCGCTGGAAGATGCAGTGATTCTCCGCTTTCATATCAAAAAGCTACAACCCTTATACGACCTGCATTCCAGCATTTTTCACGTAAATATGCAATTATACCAGGATATCATGGAACAACAGGCAGAACATCAATATATTTTATCGCTGAAAAGCCCGTTGGAGCGTTACCGTTTCCTGTTGCGCCACCGCCCGGCCATTATTCAGAAAATATCCCTCACCAATATTGCACGCTACCTGTATACGAGCAGAGAAGCGTTGAGTCGCGCCAGGGTGATGGTAGCCGGAAAATTCGGTGGCCGGAATAGTTTCGGGTCATCGCTATAG
- a CDS encoding S9 family peptidase yields the protein MKKVFVFILTLIALVATISLYANFLHPRIFFKKAALSRVNEAFLKKGAPITFQSGNTMLKGTVFTNAPAGRKVPLIVFCVGSAGSSYRSNYATMLDTMFLQNLPMDSIALLCFDKRGIGESDGNWYDADFEQRAADAKAAADFGAGLPFVDSSRIIIAGHSQGGWISQVALAKYPARFAAGISMAGPVFSVRKQLVNDYYIKYLCEESLTSEEALTKAEKQVDLDVMLASFFPFQQNWKQLQVIKNFDPADYLRNIHAPILFLWGTEDALVRPEWCRESMQHYFPQGMPVNFDTLTITGANHSFKLADRCFHGSYSQVPYADDCKEAMLKWLRQYF from the coding sequence TTGAAAAAGGTTTTTGTATTTATCCTGACCCTGATTGCACTGGTAGCCACTATATCGCTGTATGCTAATTTTTTACATCCCCGGATCTTTTTTAAGAAGGCAGCCCTTTCCCGCGTTAATGAAGCATTTCTGAAGAAAGGAGCACCAATCACCTTTCAGAGTGGAAATACGATGCTGAAAGGAACAGTTTTTACCAATGCTCCCGCTGGAAGAAAAGTGCCGTTAATCGTGTTCTGTGTTGGGTCTGCGGGCTCGTCGTACAGAAGTAATTATGCCACTATGCTGGATACCATGTTTCTGCAAAACCTGCCTATGGACAGCATTGCATTACTATGTTTTGATAAGCGTGGCATTGGTGAATCGGATGGAAACTGGTATGATGCCGATTTTGAACAGCGCGCAGCTGATGCTAAAGCAGCCGCTGATTTTGGCGCAGGTTTACCATTTGTAGACAGCTCCCGTATTATCATTGCAGGGCATAGCCAGGGAGGATGGATCTCACAGGTGGCGCTGGCAAAATATCCTGCACGGTTTGCCGCAGGTATTTCCATGGCAGGGCCGGTATTTAGTGTCCGTAAGCAACTTGTAAATGACTACTACATCAAATATTTGTGCGAAGAAAGTCTGACATCGGAGGAGGCACTGACTAAAGCAGAAAAACAGGTAGACCTGGATGTTATGCTGGCTAGCTTTTTCCCTTTTCAACAAAACTGGAAACAACTACAGGTAATCAAAAATTTTGATCCTGCTGATTATCTACGGAATATACACGCTCCTATATTGTTTCTTTGGGGTACGGAAGATGCGCTGGTACGCCCGGAATGGTGCAGGGAATCTATGCAGCATTATTTCCCGCAGGGAATGCCGGTTAACTTTGATACATTGACTATAACTGGTGCCAATCATAGTTTTAAACTGGCAGATCGTTGCTTCCACGGAAGTTATTCACAGGTGCCTTATGCTGATGATTGTAAAGAAGCTATGTTAAAATGGTTACGTCAGTATTTTTAA
- a CDS encoding SDR family NAD(P)-dependent oxidoreductase, protein MLLENKVALVTGASLGIGRAVAIDYAANGAKVVLTGRTEATLKAVTEEIKAAGGDAIYVVADVSIPEDCERMVEETVARYGQLDIACNNAGILKQPKDTDLFSIDDWKETIDINLNGMFYSMKYEIPVMLANGGGAIVNMSSVGGRIGLPGIAAYIATKHANVGLTLTSALEYATRNIRINAVGPAFIDTPLVSNNFGGMEEMLNAAQPIGRMGTAEEVAYLVTFLSSHKASFATGGYYPIDGGFMAR, encoded by the coding sequence ATGTTATTAGAAAACAAAGTTGCCCTTGTTACAGGCGCCAGCCTGGGAATAGGAAGAGCTGTAGCTATTGATTATGCAGCCAACGGCGCAAAGGTTGTGCTTACAGGCCGCACGGAAGCCACGCTGAAAGCAGTAACGGAAGAAATTAAAGCCGCCGGCGGCGATGCTATCTATGTGGTGGCTGATGTCAGTATTCCGGAAGATTGTGAAAGAATGGTGGAAGAAACAGTGGCCCGTTACGGACAACTGGATATCGCCTGCAATAACGCAGGAATCCTCAAACAGCCGAAGGATACAGATCTTTTCTCTATTGACGACTGGAAGGAAACGATTGATATCAATCTTAATGGTATGTTCTATTCCATGAAGTATGAAATCCCGGTAATGCTGGCCAATGGTGGTGGTGCCATTGTGAATATGTCGTCTGTTGGCGGACGTATAGGCTTACCCGGTATAGCGGCGTATATTGCTACAAAGCACGCCAATGTTGGCCTTACGCTCACTTCCGCACTGGAGTATGCGACGCGTAATATCCGTATCAACGCCGTAGGGCCGGCATTTATCGATACGCCGCTGGTAAGTAATAATTTCGGCGGCATGGAGGAAATGCTGAATGCAGCGCAGCCTATAGGCAGGATGGGTACAGCGGAGGAAGTGGCTTACCTCGTCACTTTCCTGAGCAGCCATAAAGCATCCTTTGCTACCGGAGGCTATTATCCGATTGATGGCGGATTCATGGCTCGATAG
- a CDS encoding alkylphosphonate utilization protein: protein MAIGKSLHDRSGGTCELCGSLPATVEYTVSPKSDSVENQVALCDTCFQAIEKNETGDYWRFLEGAIWNPEPAVQALSYRLLYAAKASDWAADILGSVEPEEHIVQWALSAFEVAEVHRDSFGNALSNGDNVVLTQALDVKGTSFSAPKGTVVKRIRLVPDNIEHIEGKINDQTIVILTKYVKKG from the coding sequence ATGGCGATTGGAAAAAGCCTTCATGATCGCAGTGGTGGAACCTGCGAACTCTGTGGTTCCTTACCTGCAACTGTAGAATACACGGTGAGTCCGAAATCTGATAGTGTAGAGAACCAGGTAGCGCTGTGTGATACCTGCTTTCAGGCAATTGAGAAGAATGAAACCGGCGATTACTGGCGTTTCCTCGAAGGAGCCATCTGGAACCCGGAACCTGCAGTACAGGCTTTAAGCTACAGACTGTTGTACGCTGCCAAAGCGAGCGACTGGGCTGCTGATATCCTTGGTTCAGTAGAACCGGAAGAACATATTGTACAATGGGCCCTGAGCGCTTTTGAAGTAGCTGAAGTACACAGAGATTCCTTTGGTAATGCATTAAGTAATGGCGACAACGTAGTGCTTACACAGGCACTGGACGTGAAAGGCACCAGCTTCAGCGCACCTAAAGGCACCGTTGTTAAACGTATCCGCCTCGTACCTGATAATATTGAACATATTGAAGGTAAGATCAATGATCAGACTATTGTTATCCTCACCAAATACGTGAAGAAAGGATAA
- a CDS encoding Crp/Fnr family transcriptional regulator produces the protein MYETFFQKFEEKVPLSPTDKALLKQHLTHRKIRKRQFFLQEGEVCRQVAIVEKGAMRAFLIDNEGHEHIAAFALEGWTIADLNSFLRQSPGTLTIETLEDTDLTLISYDAYNALLETMPAFERFIRITITDAYVALQKRTTDMISLSAEERYKALVAAYPNILQRVPQHMIASFMGVTPETISRIRKRLHTS, from the coding sequence ATGTACGAAACCTTCTTTCAGAAATTCGAAGAAAAAGTGCCCTTATCTCCAACAGATAAAGCTCTGCTGAAGCAGCACCTGACGCACAGGAAAATCCGTAAGCGCCAGTTCTTTCTGCAGGAAGGAGAAGTATGCAGACAGGTAGCCATCGTGGAAAAGGGCGCTATGCGCGCTTTCCTCATCGATAACGAAGGTCATGAGCATATCGCAGCCTTTGCCCTGGAAGGTTGGACCATCGCTGATCTCAACAGCTTTCTGCGGCAGTCTCCCGGAACCCTCACCATCGAAACACTGGAAGACACAGACCTGACACTCATCAGCTACGATGCTTACAATGCACTGCTGGAGACCATGCCGGCCTTTGAACGGTTTATTCGTATAACCATTACCGATGCCTATGTGGCCTTGCAGAAAAGAACGACAGATATGATCAGTTTGTCGGCCGAAGAACGCTACAAAGCCCTGGTAGCTGCCTACCCTAATATCCTGCAACGTGTACCGCAACATATGATCGCTTCCTTTATGGGTGTTACCCCCGAAACCATCAGCCGCATCCGCAAACGACTCCACACATCCTGA
- the ygiD gene encoding 4,5-DOPA dioxygenase extradiol — MERKQFIKTAITGVIGMTTFSAFRQFTDSLPREQQLMPVLFIGHGSPMNGIEDTEFSRRWAQMGKDLPVPKAVLVVSAHWYTPGTRITAMDFPQTIHDFGGFPKELFDVQYPAPGSPILARETADLVHSAQIELDHDWGLDHGAWTVIRHMYPQADIPVLQLSIDYTKGPKYHYELAKELYELRRRGVLIIGSGNMVHNLRMVAWSRLNDDNYGYDWALDINDKFKRLIQNGDHNALMNFQNLGKEALLAIPTPEHYLPLIYTLGLNNGKEDISFFNDKAVGGSLTMTSVKFG, encoded by the coding sequence ATGGAAAGAAAGCAATTTATTAAAACAGCAATAACAGGAGTAATAGGAATGACTACTTTTTCGGCTTTCAGACAGTTTACAGATTCCCTCCCCAGGGAACAGCAACTGATGCCCGTATTATTTATCGGACACGGATCGCCCATGAATGGTATTGAGGATACGGAATTTAGCAGACGATGGGCACAGATGGGAAAAGACCTGCCGGTACCCAAAGCGGTACTGGTAGTATCAGCACACTGGTATACCCCGGGTACCCGGATTACCGCCATGGACTTCCCCCAGACAATACACGATTTCGGGGGCTTTCCGAAGGAATTATTTGATGTGCAGTATCCAGCGCCGGGATCGCCAATATTGGCCAGAGAAACGGCTGATTTGGTCCATTCCGCGCAAATTGAACTGGACCACGACTGGGGCCTGGACCATGGCGCCTGGACGGTCATCCGTCATATGTACCCGCAGGCTGATATTCCCGTGCTTCAACTCAGCATCGACTATACGAAAGGGCCCAAATACCATTATGAGCTGGCCAAAGAGCTCTATGAGCTGCGTCGCAGAGGCGTACTCATCATCGGTAGCGGCAACATGGTGCATAACCTGCGCATGGTAGCATGGAGTCGCCTCAATGACGACAACTACGGCTACGACTGGGCACTGGACATCAACGATAAATTTAAACGACTGATTCAGAATGGCGACCACAACGCCCTGATGAATTTCCAGAACCTGGGAAAAGAAGCGCTGCTGGCAATTCCTACACCAGAGCATTACCTGCCGCTGATCTATACCTTAGGACTCAATAACGGTAAGGAAGATATTTCCTTCTTCAATGATAAAGCCGTTGGTGGCTCACTGACGATGACGTCGGTGAAGTTTGGTTAA
- a CDS encoding alkaline phosphatase — protein sequence MKRLFLLPFCLLASTVYAQTKVYTMAQVHSHNDYERGIPFYDAAALRLGSIEADIHLKDGTLYVAHNANDIQPNRTLEELYIKPVIRQFSLNNNKPYPGNESMQLLIDLKTAAGPTLRALQQLLLPYRQYFDTRINPHAVRIVLSGNLPDMHTWQDYDSLFYFDGRPDSTYTPEAARRIAMVSVDFENYSKWNGKGTLTPADLQAVKAVIDHAHAQGFAFRFWGAPDTRSTWYKLMDLGVDVIGTDHPAEIYDVMQHTSANYAGNLPVHTVYTPTYASDATNVKSKNVILFIGDGTGLAQMFAGYTANKGDLNIFRLKQLGLSKTQSVDNYHTDSAAGGTALSSGNKTNNRELGMDNTYVSIPVLPEKLRPLGIRSGVLVTEEITGATPAAFYGHTADRDSTTTLFRQLVDGKMDLAVGGGLEEFNKVYNANQLAELKRAGVTVINDAKEWNSVTQGRTLVILSDSVVTSMEQGRGDYLKTMLQKTLKQLSNDKGFFLMVEGSRIDHGGHFNNLDYLVREMLDFDDAIGEAIRFADQNKETTIVITADHETSGLALMDGNIGEGWLRGHFATNDHTGIPVMVFAYGPNSQLFRGVYENTEIYKKILTCFRIK from the coding sequence GTGAAAAGATTATTCCTTCTTCCTTTCTGCCTGCTCGCCTCTACCGTTTACGCACAAACGAAAGTTTACACCATGGCGCAGGTCCACTCACACAACGACTACGAACGCGGCATTCCGTTCTATGATGCAGCCGCGCTGCGCCTCGGTTCTATCGAAGCAGACATCCATCTGAAAGATGGCACCTTATATGTTGCCCACAACGCTAATGATATCCAGCCTAACCGCACCTTAGAAGAATTATACATCAAACCGGTAATCAGACAGTTTAGTCTGAACAACAACAAGCCCTATCCCGGCAACGAGTCCATGCAACTGCTGATAGACCTGAAAACGGCCGCCGGGCCTACACTCAGGGCATTACAACAGCTACTGCTGCCTTACCGCCAGTATTTCGACACCCGCATCAACCCACATGCCGTAAGAATCGTTTTATCCGGTAACCTGCCGGATATGCATACCTGGCAGGACTATGACTCCCTGTTTTATTTTGATGGCCGCCCCGACAGCACCTATACGCCGGAAGCAGCCAGACGTATTGCCATGGTGAGTGTGGACTTCGAAAACTATTCTAAATGGAATGGCAAGGGCACCCTTACCCCGGCCGATTTACAGGCTGTAAAAGCCGTGATAGACCACGCACATGCGCAGGGTTTTGCCTTCCGTTTCTGGGGTGCTCCCGATACCAGGAGTACCTGGTACAAGCTGATGGACCTGGGCGTAGATGTCATCGGCACCGATCATCCGGCAGAGATCTATGATGTCATGCAACATACTTCCGCCAACTATGCCGGCAACCTGCCCGTACATACGGTATACACACCTACCTACGCCAGCGATGCCACCAACGTTAAATCGAAAAATGTGATCCTCTTCATTGGCGATGGTACCGGCCTTGCGCAAATGTTTGCCGGCTATACCGCCAATAAAGGAGACCTGAATATATTCCGCCTGAAGCAACTCGGGCTTTCCAAAACACAATCTGTTGATAACTACCATACCGATTCTGCCGCCGGGGGCACCGCTCTTTCATCCGGTAATAAAACCAATAACAGAGAGCTGGGCATGGACAATACCTACGTTTCCATTCCGGTATTGCCTGAGAAGCTGCGCCCGCTGGGCATTCGTAGCGGCGTGCTGGTTACCGAGGAGATCACCGGCGCCACGCCTGCCGCTTTCTACGGACATACCGCAGACAGAGACAGCACCACCACGCTGTTCCGGCAGCTGGTAGATGGTAAGATGGACCTTGCTGTTGGCGGCGGACTGGAAGAATTCAACAAAGTATATAATGCGAATCAATTAGCGGAATTAAAGCGTGCAGGCGTCACCGTTATCAACGATGCAAAAGAATGGAATAGCGTAACGCAGGGCCGTACACTGGTTATCCTGAGTGATAGCGTGGTGACCTCCATGGAGCAGGGCCGTGGCGATTACCTGAAAACGATGCTGCAAAAAACTTTGAAGCAGCTGAGTAACGACAAAGGTTTCTTCCTGATGGTGGAAGGCTCCAGAATAGACCATGGAGGCCATTTCAACAATCTTGATTACCTGGTAAGGGAGATGCTTGATTTTGATGATGCCATCGGAGAAGCCATTCGTTTCGCCGACCAGAACAAAGAGACCACCATTGTGATTACTGCGGACCATGAAACCAGCGGACTGGCATTGATGGATGGCAACATCGGGGAAGGCTGGCTGCGCGGACATTTTGCAACGAATGACCATACCGGCATACCGGTAATGGTGTTTGCCTATGGGCCTAATTCACAATTGTTCAGGGGTGTGTATGAGAATACAGAGATTTATAAAAAGATACTGACCTGTTTTAGAATAAAATAA
- a CDS encoding RagB/SusD family nutrient uptake outer membrane protein, with protein sequence MKKTIYAFSILAGLSFTACNKKLDVTPEGSPSLGNFWQTANDATSGVNAMYDQFDDENFYGRGCFWFIDASDDMVVGRGKPEAENIKNFNPSFIGGSYTEGQWSLRYIVIKRANDVLNKVPGIKMDDNLKKRYLGEAYFLSGLMYFQLAYNYGDDRAGVPIVSKYHPTPGEVVPRAANVNVNYDSIITDLKQAASLLPDFDTYKPADYGHAHRTAALAYLAKTYLYKKDYANAEAYADSVILSGKHSLLPNFGDVFTIANNWTSEYIWSAYSTAAGTAGWGSILPGVMLELTGWGKYNGWGYYMPTRELVDEYETGDLRKAATILTPGDKFQYFGATMTYSSTNSKSGYQFRKYMEPFGYANPVGTYLSPNGDHPTTALNPPLLRYAEVLLIKAEARLMQGKNADNEINMIRKRAGLTPITGATMVNLKHERRMELAGEWADRHRDLVRWGDAKAAYAKPLHGYDPVQVIWPARTFDPVVNGVWPVPQREIDASGGKIQQNAGW encoded by the coding sequence ATGAAAAAGACTATATACGCTTTCTCCATACTCGCAGGACTGAGTTTCACCGCCTGTAACAAAAAGCTGGACGTGACGCCTGAAGGTTCTCCGTCGCTGGGTAACTTCTGGCAAACAGCTAACGATGCTACCAGTGGCGTAAACGCCATGTACGATCAGTTTGATGATGAAAACTTTTATGGCCGCGGCTGTTTCTGGTTCATCGATGCCAGCGACGACATGGTAGTTGGCCGTGGTAAACCGGAAGCCGAAAACATCAAAAACTTCAATCCTTCGTTTATTGGTGGCAGTTATACCGAAGGTCAGTGGTCGTTGCGCTATATCGTTATCAAACGTGCCAACGATGTACTGAACAAGGTTCCTGGCATTAAGATGGACGACAATCTGAAAAAACGTTATCTTGGTGAAGCCTACTTCCTGAGCGGGCTGATGTATTTCCAGCTGGCCTACAACTATGGCGACGACCGTGCAGGCGTACCTATTGTAAGCAAGTACCACCCTACTCCGGGTGAAGTAGTACCAAGAGCAGCCAATGTGAACGTGAACTATGATTCCATCATCACTGACCTGAAACAGGCCGCCTCACTGCTACCGGATTTCGATACCTATAAACCGGCGGACTATGGCCATGCGCACCGCACTGCTGCACTGGCATATCTCGCTAAAACATATCTCTATAAAAAAGATTATGCTAACGCAGAAGCTTATGCCGATTCAGTGATCCTGAGCGGAAAGCATTCCCTGCTGCCTAATTTCGGGGATGTGTTTACCATCGCCAACAACTGGACATCAGAATATATCTGGTCTGCCTACAGCACTGCTGCCGGCACTGCAGGATGGGGAAGCATTCTGCCAGGTGTAATGCTGGAACTGACCGGCTGGGGTAAATACAATGGCTGGGGTTATTATATGCCAACCAGGGAGCTGGTAGATGAATATGAAACAGGGGACCTGCGTAAAGCAGCCACCATTTTGACTCCTGGTGACAAATTCCAGTACTTCGGTGCTACCATGACCTACAGTTCTACCAACAGTAAGAGTGGTTACCAGTTCCGCAAATACATGGAGCCATTTGGTTATGCCAATCCGGTAGGTACTTACCTGAGTCCTAACGGCGACCACCCAACGACCGCGTTAAATCCGCCATTGCTGCGCTATGCGGAAGTGTTGCTGATCAAAGCAGAAGCAAGACTGATGCAGGGTAAAAATGCAGACAATGAAATCAATATGATCCGCAAACGTGCCGGCCTGACACCTATCACAGGAGCTACCATGGTGAACCTGAAACATGAGAGAAGAATGGAACTGGCAGGCGAATGGGCCGACCGTCACCGCGACCTCGTAAGATGGGGAGATGCCAAAGCTGCCTATGCCAAACCTTTGCACGGTTATGATCCGGTACAGGTAATATGGCCTGCCCGTACTTTCGACCCTGTAGTGAACGGCGTATGGCCGGTACCACAGCGCGAAATCGATGCCAGCGGCGGCAAAATTCAACAGAACGCCGGCTGGTAA